The region GCCACTGAAGGAAGTAGGAGCATGGGTCAGAGGACAGTGTTTCCCtgctttcccctctgcccccatccctctGAAAATCAAATTCTAGGACTTCCCCTCCTGCAGCTGGTAGAAACCAGGAATCATAATGATCTCTGTCTTTCAAGTAGGCTTGATCCAAATGTCGAGCAAGAGTTTCGTTGTCTCCTTATTTGAACTGGCTTCATATAGACACTGAATTTGCTGCCAAACCAGCTTGCATGACAATTTCAGTTCTGTGTACACTCCATAACTTAAACTCCCTTATCTAATTTCCACAGGGAAATCATGATCTGTTGGtatatttgtttgttttgggaGGTCAGGTGGACTGACCATGTTGAGCATCTCAGCTTGCCTTGCATATAGACGCTGCTAAGTGCAAGTCTCTGGATGATGTAAAATACTTTCTGTTCGGTAACATTATCATTTCTCCATGTTTTCAGAGttaggatttgaggagagaattaTCCTAGCTATTTAATATTGTCTTAGAAATGGGAGGTTTACCCCAGTGTGTGCAGAGACCAGTACAGCTAAATGGAGGTGATAGATGGGTTTTAGTCTTGGGTGCAGAAGTCCAGCTCAGACTCTCAGGGTGGAATGCAATGACTGCATGAcaaagagtgggagaaagagagctggatTACCTGTAAAACCATGAGTGACACACTCTGGTTCATCCCTGTTGTCCATCCTATCCAAGGTGGACTCCAGCAGCAGTGCCAGGATGCCTTGAGAaactattgaataataataataattaataattatggtatgtgttaagcacttactatatgccgggcactgtattaaatgctgaggtggatacaagcaaatcgggttggacacagtccctgttccacatagagctcacagtctcaatccccattttacagatgagataactgaggcacagagaagtgaaatgacttgcccaaggtcacacagcagacaaatggtggatctgggattagaacccatgaccacccatCCTCGTGGATGGGactgactatcccattcccctAATTTTCCCTCTGCATCCATGACTTTCCATCTAATCACCAGTGGTTAAGTCCCACAATTTATCCAATACAAGGTCTTGTCTCCAAAAGAAACACTaagatgcttggaggaactgtATGTAGCCCATATggtcagggttcattcattcattcaattgtatttattgagcacttaccgtatgcagagcactgtatgtactaagtgcttgggaagtacaaatcagcaacatatagagacagtccctatccaacaacgggctcacagtctagaagggggagacagacagaaaaaacccaaaacaagtagacaggtgtcaataccaacagaataaataaaattaaagctatataaacaccattaataaaataaatagagtaataaatatgtacaaatatacacaagtgctgtgaggagggttgAGTGCCACCTAAATTTTGCAAGCCCTGAATCTACTCTAGATGGTATACAAACAAGTGCTCATTTGCTCTCATCTGTTTGGAGTGTATTGGTCTGTTTCAAACTGCACACTTTTGGAGGGCAGGTCTGTGCTTAGCCTGTTTGGAACCACatgcaactagactgtaaactcctttctagattgtaaggttcttgagggcagggatcaaggctgccatccatcattatcattattattattattatttctattgcattgtacaggGATGACATTCAACTTTGTAGACTTTCAATGTAGTATAAAGCTCATGTCCCATGGTCACCAAGCTCTGCCTTTCAAAATTCCAAATGACCTGTAAGACTTCTTCGTTTGGTTTTTTACTTCTTCATTTATCACAGTTTCATTAGATAGAGTACtgcttaggtagcagaattcaatgGCAGTgtaaagtcaataataataataataaaaacgatattatttgttaagcacttactatgtgacaagcactggagtggatacaatacaatcagattggatgtagtccctgacccacatggggctcatggtttaagaggaagggagaagaggaatttaaactccattttatagatgcggaaaatgaggcacatagaagttaagtgacttatctaaggagTTGGGATTAAGTACCAGGTCCCCTGCATTACCGAGTTCTGTGTTACCTGAAGATCTTTGGTTACATGTGGGAATTCCCACTGATGCCTGTCCCATCACCTCCTGGTATATTGTCAAGCCATAGCTCTGGGCTGATCAGtcaagtggtattcattcattcaatcatatttcttgagcacttactgcgtgcagagcatttgggaagtacaagtcggcaacatatagagatggtccctacccaacaatgggctcacagtctagaaggaggagacagacaacaaaacaaaacatgtagacaggtgtcaaaatcatcagaacaaatagaatgaaagctttatgcacatcattaacaaaataaatagaatagtaaatatgtagaagtaaaataaatagagtaataaatctgtacaaatatatatacaagtgctgaggggaggggaaggaggtagggtgggggggatggggaggaggagaggaaaaagtgggctcaatctgggaaggccacctggaggaggtgactgtcagtagggctttgaagggaggaagagagctagcttggcggatgtgtgcagagagggcattccaggccaggggaaggatttaggccgggggtcaacagcggggcaggcgagaatgaggcacaatgaggaggttagcagcagtggagcagagggtgcgggctgggctgtagaaggagagaagggaggtgaggtaggaggggacgaggtgatggagagccttgaagccgagagtgaggagtttttgcttgatgcataggttgacaggcagccactggagctttttgaggaggggagtaacatgcccagggtgtttctgcacaaagataacccgggcagcagcatgaagtatggactgaaatggggagagacaggaggatgggagatcagggaggaggctgatgcagtaatctagtcgggataggatgagagattgaaccagcaaggtagcggtttggatggagaggaaagggtggatcttggcaatgttgtgaaggtgagaccggcaggttttggtgatggattggatgtggggggtgaatgagagagcagagtcaaggatgacaccaaggttgcgggcttgtgagacgggaaggatggtagtgccatctacagtgatgggaaatttagggagagggcaggacttgggagggaagataaggagttcagtcttggacatattcaatgctgactgtgtgcagaggactgtactaggtgcttgggaaagtatgacacaatagagttggtagaaacgatccctgcccccaacaagcttccagtctagaaagtAGCTGACAGTCCAGCTAACTAtggttccatttattcattcaattgtatttattgagtacttactatgtgcagagtactgtactaaacacttgggcgagtacaatattacagtagacagacacattccttgcccacaatgaacttacagttcacAGTTCTAAACGGGCTAAACACGAACCTGCTCTCCAAAAGTGTGCAGTttgaaacagaacaaaacagacgCGAGCAAATGAACATCTTGCTTGTGTAACATCTAGAGTATATTCTGGCCTCTACAAAATTAAGGCAGCCCTCATTTCTCCAGCCCCATTTctaaactgttctaaacacccttCCAACTGTTGAGACCTGACTGGTGGCTGTCACAGGGGTTGGAAGAGGCCTGGGGTATGATTTTACAGTCCACTTGGATATGTGCATCTGGAGCCCAGTCATCAGCATTcagcaattcaatcaatcaattaatcaatcagtggtattttttatggtatttgttaagtcttactacatgccaggcactatactaagtgttggggtagataaaacttaatcaggttggacagggtccctgtcttaTATACaactcaccatcttcatcatcatcatcatcatcaatcgtatttattgagcgcttactatgcacagagcactttactaagcgcttgggaagtacaaatttgcaacatataaatacagttgattgctaCTCACACGAAGGGGTCCAAGGAAGAGGATCCCCACCACCGGGAgggcgggggaccaggaccgagttCCGCGCGGAAAGCGGAGACAGGGAATTCCGTCTGCTTCGAACGGACAAGGTTTATTTGCAGAAAAGGATGGGGTGAGGAGGACTCCGGGGAGGCCCCCCAATCACGGGTTATGACCGGAATAGAATTTCGACAGGAAGTCCTTGGGTTGTGGCGTTTCTGTTTCATGGAAGAACCGCATGACGTGCGTCCGCTGCTTCCACACTTTGATGGTCTCCTCCAGTTCCATCTTCCCCTTGACGACCAGCAGGTCAATGGCTCTGGGGTCGGTGACGTGAGCGTTTTTCACGAACATCTCCCGCACCTTGTCGCGCCCCTGCTTCACGGAGATGTCCAGCTGGAACAGGTGCAAGGTGTTGGGGATCTCCCGGTACCAGGCCCGGTACAGCTCCCGCACCCGCCGCTTCGCCTCGTTCAGGTCCCGGCTGAAGATGGGCTTCACTGAGGTGCTgcccgcggccgccgccgccgcaacGCCCCACAACCCGCCCGCCGCCATCTTGGTAAAGCCATCAAGTGCCCAtcttattgcccattttacagatgagataactgaggcaaagagaagtgaagtgacttggccaaggttttgcaaagtcgggattagaatccaagtccttctgactcccaggcctgtgctttctccactaggccacactgcttctggacacctactatatacagagcattgtactgagcacttgggagagtacaatacaacagagttagtgggttTATAAActagaaggagagcaggcattcataaaaataagtaatttataatatataattttaagatatgtacataagttcctgAATAGACCACTTCTAAATCAATAGTGGGTGCCAGAAGAAGATTGTATGGGCCATGGTTCTGGCCCAAGATAGCAtgactcatgcattcattcaatcgtatttattgaggacttactgtgtgcagagcactgtactaagtgcttgggaagtacaagttggcaacatatagagacggtctctacccaacagcgggctcacagtctagaatggggagacagacaacaaaacaaaacatattaacaaaacaaaataaatagaatagtacatatgtacaagtaaaataaattgagtaataaagctatacaaacatatatacaggtgctgtggggagaagaaggaggtagggcagtggggggaggggagaggaacacTAAAAAGTTTCACATGGGCATGGCAAATTTTCTTAATTTCTTTTGTTAAGAAGCATGCTTGGCTCGCTGGCTCATGCTCTTATACACCCTACCTGTGAAACACTAAATAAAGTCCATCCTCCGCACacacccccacccttctccaggtTTCTCAAAAACCTCTTTGCAATTCACCTGGCCTCTCACACACCACAaaactctcccttccccatctctgggTCCTGAAACCTCCCTTAGTGCCCCCACACCATGATTTTTTATTTGGAGGGGGTTGGGAAAGAAGAGGTGTCTCACTTCCTGTTCCTTCCCTGACTTGCAGACCCCATCTCCCAGGTCAGCaagtagtggataaagcctgagtcagaaggacctgggttctaatcccagctcccctagttgtctgctgtgtgaccttgggccttggACTCATGACTGATATTCATTCTGTACAGTCAACaggatatcgtcatcatcatcatcatcaatatcattggtatttattgagtgttttctatgtgcagagcacttcactaagcacttgggagaatacaacagtattttattattaataacaataataataataattatggtatttgttaagctcttattatgtgacaggcgctgtactaagcactgggttagatataagataatcaagttggccatagtccctgtccctcatggggctcacagtcttctatgtgcctggcacatagtaagtgcttaacaaataccataattattattattattcatccccattttacagatgaggtaactgaggcacagagaagtgaagtgatttacccacagtcacacagcagataggtgatggagccgggattagaaccactgcccacaacaagcttgcagtctagcgggggagatagatattaatatcaagAAACAAATTATTTATGATCACAAATGGCACAGGTTCAGTGCCATTTGCATGAGGTTACAGCCTGTAGAATAAACCATATCTCTACCTTTGGAGTCAATTTTAAGAGAATTTCACTGTGGGTTCCACAGCCTTTAGACCTATCCATTCACCAAGAGAGCCCAGACAATGAGAGGAATTGGATTGAAAAGCTCATGTCTTGACAAAGACAAACACTCCTTTTCAAAAGAATGGGTTGGGATAGGGGTGCACAAAGCCAAATCCTGGAGAATATTTCTGAGCAAGCACACAGATGCCTTTTCAGTCAGCCAGCCCTCTAGCCAAAACCTTGGCCACACTGAATCTAAGACTCTATCAGCCCCAAGCTGCTGGACCTCAAACATTATATCCCTTCCAGTGTTTGTTTCTGAAGAGAGGTAGCATGCAAAACAATGAGAATGGAGtgaattgttttttaaaaaacttcaTCTCTCATTTTAAAGTTCTACCCATGCTAGGCCCCAGAAACACTGATTTAATTGAGCCCCCTCAGAAGAACTGAGTGAAACTCAGATTCAGCCAACCTGACATTTTTATCTATTAATTATTCACCTGAGTTTCTAAAGACATGTTTCAGAAAGTGCAAGAGGCTTAGGACAATGTTGAATATCGTCTTTGGATGTTATTTTAACTGAGTCTTATTTGGAATGCCTCCACTGATCAGCAAGTTGAGGGATTCATAATTTGCTAAATAGTGAGTCTAAGTCTTCAGCTTTTGGAACTGCcccaagaagaagaggaaatagccTTCAGAACTTCTGATCCATGGGTGATCTGTGGAAATGGATACTGATTGCCATAAATAGGGTTAAATGATCTCGTTAGTGTCTCTGCCTTACCCATTTCTTCCCCACCAAACCGCCCTCACTCTCctcaccacccctctcccccttccacactCCCACTCTGGCTACAAATACATCCATTTTGGAATCTACTGTCCACCAAAAACTTTTTCCAACTACCTACTCCCATTTCTGGTTCATGCATCATGTTTGATTTTTGCACAGATTTTTGCCTTGTAATCTCAGGAAAGGAAAATAGGAATCTAGGGCACTGTCCCTGGACTATCACCATTTGTTCAAAAAtgggacagttaataataatcataataattgtggtatttgataagcacttactgtgttccaagacaatcagatccgatatgtggctcacagtctaagtaggaggaagaacagcatagcctaatgggaaGGGCACagtcctaggattcagaggacctgggttctaatcccagctttgccatttgcctacaCATGACCAtgtgcaaataacttcacttctctgtgcttctgtacttctgtgcctctgtgtttcttcaactgtaaaatggggaatcaatacctcttctccctcctacataaactaTGATCCCCATGGGAGACAGTAACTGCATcctacctgtttaacttgtatccactccagcacttagaatagtttgacacatagtaagtgctttaaaaatatcataattgttattataattattattatagcagttcTCACTGAACAGGAGCTGGTCTGAATTCTCTGACAGCATCACAGAGACAGGGTCCTCACAGACCCTAGATGCAGAGACTGACACTGCTGGTGgatcctctctccctgctcctcttcactccctgctccctcccattatccctcattcattcattcattcattcaatcgtattgattgagtgcttactgtgtgcagtgcaaatcagcaacatatagagacagtccctacccaacaatgggctcccttccctcccaatcaTCTTTGGCTCCACCAGGGACAAGGCctgtttgtgggtagggaatgtatctagaacctttgttgcattgtactcccccagtcactctgtacagggaagcagcatagcctagaaatagagcacgggcctgggtgtcagaaggacataagttctaatcccagctctgccacttcatcatcatcatcatcaatcgtatttattgagcgcttactatgtgcagagcactgtactaagcgcttgggaagtacaaattggcaacatataaagacagtccctacccaacagtgggctcacagtctaaaagggggagacagagaacaaaaccaaacatactaacaaaataaaataaatagaatagatatgtacaaataaaataaataaataaataaataaatagagtaaaaatatgtacaaacatatgtacatatatacaggtgctgtggggaagggaaggaggtaagatgggggggatggagagggaacatCAGAAGGCTACGTGATGATGAAATCCTCCCTAAAACCAAGAATGTCTACATATCATTAAAGACGTTACATGACATGTCAGGTGTCATCACATCATCTCTGAAGAGTGAAGatggtcccaggcctgtgctctttctgtgctCATCATCAACttcaaaaaggaagaagaaaaatcagATTGCAGAAACTCTCAAGgcatcacactgcttcccattgctgATAAGATCCTAGCCAGAGCCCTCCTGGACTGGTTAGGAAAGTATACTGTCAACTGAACACTCTGGAAAGACCAATTAGTCTTCTAACCACAGCATGGTACAGCAGCCGTGATCTTTGCCGCACATTAGATACTGGAAAGTGTAAGTATCAACACTAGATCTCTACACCGTTTGCATTGGTCATTAAAAATCTCTTGACACCATCAGTAGCTTTGGACTCTGAAAATTGCTTCTTAAATTGACAGTCTGGCAAAGTTCATTAAGATTCTGATATTATTTCATGGTATAACAGCTGGCCATGTCAGAGAGACTGTCCTATCCACCCACTATAGATGGTTGGAGTGCATAGAGGtctggtcttaataataataataattgcggtatttgttaagcactttctatgtgccatacactagtctaaatgcttgggtagataaaaggtaatcaggtcagacacagtccctgtcccatatgtggctcacagtcttaatccccattttatagatgaggtaactgagacaaagagaagtgaagtgacttaccccaggtcattcagcagacaagtggaagagcatgaattagaacccaggtccttctgactcccaaccctgtgctctgtctgctaggcTACACTACTGTTTCTCCTGTTCCATGTAGTCTATACCGTAGAATAGCCTgtcagctcgttctgggcagggaacatgtctaccaactctggttctattgtactttcccaagcacttggtacagtgttctgcatacagtcggtgcacaatatatacgattgactaaatacgattgattaaaatatGCTGCTATTCTGGAAGGTGTGACAGGAGACCTGTTTCTAGGTGTCAGACTTTGCTTCTGCACCTCTGTGAAAGTCTCTCAACAGACTTCAAACATCATCCCAAGGCCTAgaaacagtcattcaagaattactgtgttcagatgaCTGCACCCTAGAGGCACACACTCACAAAGATGCAAATGATTGTAAATTGCTTTGCTGAATCAGCCAGGCACCACGGCCTGGCAATAAGTGGAAAGAAAACCTGGGTAACAAATCAGACTGTGCCTGGGGAGCCAAAGCCACAACTGGAAATTTACACTGGCCACACAGAGCTAAATGCTGTTAGGGAATTCTGTTTCCTAGGCAGCACACTGGCTAgtgatacaatgataataatagaatcaagaaggccagcacatcctttgggagacttgTCAGACAGAATGTGGTAGCAGCATGCTAGAAGGGCTCGGGAGAGAACCAAAGATCTATGAGCTGCAGTCCAACCAACTGTCTCTATCTCACATCTGACTTCTTAAGGCATTCTGTCATCACTGCTTTTGGACTACACTAAAGAACAAGGGGGAAGATCACAAACAATCAAATCAGATTCCTAACACTGAAGCTATTTTAATCTCAATACAACTGTACTGGGTGGGAAATGTGAAGAGAATGGACAAAAACAAGAtacccatggcatagtggatagatcacaggcctgagagtcaggaggtcatgggttctaatcccagctccaccacttgtctgctgtgggaccctgggcaagttgcttcacttctctgtgcttcagttacctcatttgtaaaatggggatggagaccgtgagccccacgtgggacaggcactgtgttcaacctgatttgctttgtagccatcccagaacttagtacaatgcctggcacactgtaagtgcttaacaaataccataattattattataccaaaacAGTTGGATAGACAGAGGCAGCGAGAAGATAGAGGTCTTCTAATCGAGGATGACAGTATTGATAGTAAGATTCTCTCCATGTAGCCAATGGAAACACAATTCCTGAAGGAAAGATCTGC is a window of Tachyglossus aculeatus isolate mTacAcu1 chromosome 1, mTacAcu1.pri, whole genome shotgun sequence DNA encoding:
- the LOC119930805 gene encoding NADH dehydrogenase [ubiquinone] 1 alpha subcomplex subunit 6-like, which produces MAAGGLWGVAAAAAAGSTSVKPIFSRDLNEAKRRVRELYRAWYREIPNTLHLFQLDISVKQGRDKVREMFVKNAHVTDPRAIDLLVVKGKMELEETIKVWKQRTHVMRFFHETETPQPKDFLSKFYSGHNP